Proteins from a single region of Dama dama isolate Ldn47 chromosome 14, ASM3311817v1, whole genome shotgun sequence:
- the LOC133069620 gene encoding large ribosomal subunit protein eL30-like: MVATKKTKKSLESINSRLQLVMKSGKYVLGYKQTLKMIRQGKAKLVILANNCPALRKSEIEYYAMLAKTGVHHYSGNNIELGTACGKYYRVCTLAIIDPGDSDIIRSMPEQTGEK, translated from the coding sequence ATGGTGGCCACAAAGAAGACGAAAAAGTCACTGGAGTCGATCAACTCTAGGCTCCAGCTGGTTATGAAAAGTGGAAAGTACGTGCTGGGGTACAAACAGACTCTGAAAATGATCAGACAAGGCAAAGCGAAACTGGTCATCCTCGCCAACAACTGCCCAGCCTTGAGGAAATCTGAAATAGAGTATTACGCCATGTTGGCCAAAACTGGTGTCCATCACTACAGTGGCAATAATATTGAATTGGGCACAGCATGTGGAAAATACTACAGAGTATGCACACTGGCTATCATTgatccaggtgattctgatattaTTAGAAGCATGCCAGAACAGACTGGTGAAAAGTAA